The genomic segment gcttaaacCTTTGACTTTATTGATAACAAGAAAGAGTTCCTATGAAGTTACAGAGTTTAATGAAGACCTTAATTCATTTGAGATGGTTCAAAGAGGGTTAAACTTGTCATGTTAAACCTGCAGCAAAATCCTTCAAAGACAGAAGGTTGTAAAGCCGGAAAATCTTTGTCTTCACACTTTCTCAGCGGAAAAGCTTCTCATACTTGGGTTTCAGCTTTTCCAAACTGCTGTTGTTCTGCATCTTCTGCTGCAGACTCTTGGAGTCTAGAATCCTCTCATGAGCTTCTTGAAACAGCTTCTCTCCAAGCTCCTTTTTCACCCGATCTCTCCAGGCACTCAGCTTTGGCCGTCCTTCCAGCACATCCAAGGCCACTGCAAAAGGCTGAAAGCATTCACACGAAACAGAGAAATGTCTTCTCAGAGGAAACTTCAATCCAGatgcctaaaaaatgtaatttttttttcacttgaaaagtttttttccctcattaaTCACAGAAGCTTAGAATAACCTGCAATGGACAAAATCCCTAAAGTAGttatctttactttttaaaataattattggtTTTTCAAGGTTGACTGTTTTCCCAATTCTTGCTTGTGGAAACACTTTCAAAGTTCAGATATTCTTAagaaaattaacacaaaatCATAGAATACAACCAAAGATCATCTTTGCCAAATGAACACATTATGTCCTGTGCAGTAGACACAGGACTTAATGGCACAGAGAAGCATTCTAGGATCTACtaccaatcaggacacagatgTAGACTCAtttaatctatatatatatatatatatgtatatatacatatgcacatttgacatgtgcatgacgccaacaattttttttgacccattaatcgcggattttcttatacgtgcctttccataccgcgcacaggcgtccctcatcgccctctaactcacctactcctctcactagatcacgggcgggtctccaaccaccgagctacTAGCTAGAACCTCCCCAgcgccaggacgcggagagctcctgcaccctaacccggctccggttcgcgtccagtaccacatctggtggTATCGGCTCGCGTCCGACGCCGCATCCctagagctgcggacccccgacgttccgaacagcaagcgcaccgggggacattttaaatgtaatttaaacaacgccagttatttgtagatgaaaagataaatctcagctttgagtgtgtggcccgttcGTCTTTTGCCGCgcgaaaatatgaaaaataccccaaagttctggaggtgtAAGCGTAATCCAGCCACAGtatagctgtctgtctgccggcatattcatggcgtgagctccgctggacacgtcgctgcatggagctgcagccagagaacgcggcggcagtaacagactgtcaaactatccacagtgtatcctgcttttctcagtctttgtagttcactttcggcttatccctttggGGTTatcacagcgtaacagcacccactgtttcggatcaatgatttggcagagtttttacgccggatgtccttcctgacacaaccctgtacttgaggggcacagggacccagttaggcagcagcatcaagggtcttgcctaaggacccaatctagatggggatcagtggacaaacctgggaattgaacccagtcatcctgcgtgccagcccttcacctagcccactgagccacccagctgctgcttttctcagtctttaatgttctaaaaaacaaaagttcattggaaatgataaatctctatttcatttattactgtagttcagcagaggaggaaaagatttggtcctgacaaaaaatgaacatgaaagtgttatggaaattttatttttgatgttttttattttattttactgaacgttgattgaagttttgaatttaaaatgcccttcacttgcacttgggcttttgttaggcattttatgttacagcctttaattgttaagaaagtttatctcaatacaatgttacaaaataaagtatttctgatgaaaactatacattttgtcattcttgttttcataattgatgtaaaactgctaaattccacaaagcgcacattttttcctataaaaaggccacatattaatttgtgaATAATCGCTAGTTCACTATGGACAAAATGCAATTGATCGCgataaaaaattttaatcgcctgacagctctaatatatatatatataaatatatatatatactgctcacaaagattaaagaacactttttattgggcctgtcatgaattgaattaaacctgtctgataattttctggttggttaagcagctgagggcctcgttaatcaatttcagctgtattggtgttcatggaattaacaacaggtgctcTTCAGTGGCagcaattagaaaaccctcaaaacaggactggtgttacatgtggaggtcttcaacccctcagcaggaccgatacctgctcctttgtacaaggaggaacaggctgagcactgctcgtgccctacagaatgacctccagagggccactggtgtgaatgtctctacccaaacaatcaggaacagacttcatgaaggtggcctgagggccccacgtcctgtagtgggccctgtgctcactgcccagcaccgtggagctccactggcatttgctcaagaacaccagaattggcaagtccgccactgggGACAGTACCTggaggcagtacctggaggatgaaggaattgaaacaattgaatggccttcaccatcccctgacttaaacccaatagaacatctctgggacattatgtttgggtctaTTAGGTGCCGCCAGGTTGcgcctcagactgtacaacagctcagggatgccctcacacagatctgggaggaaatgccacaagacaccatccgtcgtctcaatAGGAGCATGCTgcgacgttgtcaagcatgcatacaagctggtgggggccacacaagatactgaaaagcatttttagttccagaaatgaagttttggaaaaaatagacTAATCTGCCACAGCTTCATTTCAGTCTCATTTTATGGtatctacacaattgagcctctgtaggctgaaaacttttccattaaaagacttgtcATCcatttgttcctaagacactgctcTGTCGTTAtctgtatagatatccaacttcatactGAGAtgtgatgtatctaatgtgtttctttaaagtgctcctttaatttttgtgagcaataTACACACTGCATTTTACTATATCCACAAAATATCAGTTTCAGTTACAGACTTGCCACAAAAATTACATGGGGttgtggtttatttcaaacCTTTTAAATTGAATTGGAATGAAGAACTCACAATAATCAAAAAGATGAATGACGCTATGCTTCCAAAGGACAGTTGGCTGTGAAGAGTGCAGCTTTCGCTTTTCTGCTTTAGATTTAGGGTTGTACTGACTCTGGGTGAACACCAACATccagtatgtaaaaaaaaaaaaaaaaaaaaaaaaagtgattgtgGGCCTGGACACAAAGATACATTATCGTGGAGTTATTTCATGCTGAATATACAGGATACTTAATAGTTTCCACATGTATAGCTGAAAAAGAAACCCCACCCGATTCCAGTCTAAAGCAGAAATCATGCAACAGCAGAACAGATGCTGCAATTTGAACCCTTTTTATACCTGCATGACTTCCACTACTGCCACCACGTCTGCCAGAGAGATTTTGTTGCTGACAAGGAACAACTTATCCTTAAGGAATTTCTCCTCCAGCAGGTCTAGGGAGTGTCTCAGATCCTCAAGAGCGATGTCCATCTTCTCTTTGGAGACTTCAGAGCCCATGATTGCTGGAAACAGTGTCTGCAGGTAACAGTTTGCACAGTTTAGTCAGTCATGGTTTTCTTGTGTTACAATGTCTATTCATTACTTTTCTCaatgtcatgttttgttttgtttttttgccaattGCAATAGTTAAATCacattagaagaagaaaaacaacaaaaacaactacAGGGCTCTCCACAGAGACaacaagaaacacaaagacacagatTACAGCCAAGAGACGAGGCCACCAGGCCGAGGGTCCCCGctagggatggggtaggggacagaaggtcgaaggtcccaccttccttgtgtgatgaaTGTGTGTTGGTATGTGTTAGTGTATATTTTGta from the Oryzias melastigma strain HK-1 unplaced genomic scaffold, ASM292280v2 sc00263, whole genome shotgun sequence genome contains:
- the gstt1a gene encoding glutathione S-transferase theta-1a — translated: MELYLDLLSPPCRAVFLFAKTLKIPFDFKHVELAEGQQYSEEFAKLSIVKKVPVLKDGDFVLTESTAILKYLARKCLVADHWFPADLRQQALVNEYSSWQHLNLRSHCSKVFLFKTLFPAIMGSEVSKEKMDIALEDLRHSLDLLEEKFLKDKLFLVSNKISLADVVAVVEVMQPFAVALDVLEGRPKLSAWRDRVKKELGEKLFQEAHERILDSKSLQQKMQNNSSLEKLKPKYEKLFR